The DNA region TAATAAGTTCAAATACGATGAACTATAACGAATAGTGGTTAGCGTTATTAATCACAGGACTGACTAGTTTTGTAAATGTATCGAGACTACTCCTTTTCGACTATGAACTTAATACAATTCTCCTGGTGTTTTCGTTTGTTCATTCCTATTTTGTAAAGGTGGGTCGGGAAATGGTGACACTCCTGCGGGAGAAAGAGGTAAGCGAGACCCCGCAGGGTGTATTTTCCCGAGGAGGCTCGGTAGCTCGCCCGCGGAAAGGGAATCATTTCCCGGCCCACCTTGCGCTTATTAAAGCGAACAAACAAGTGCTGTTCCTGCCACTACAGCATATTAAGAATGCCATTTTAGCTCGTCCTATGTTCTAAATCTTCATTTGGTGTCATAAAATGATGAGATAGCCTAATTAGCGTAACACATTTATTTAAAAATGTTATACTTTTATGTTGAAATTATCAGCATCCCCATATATAATAAAGTTATTCAATGAAAGCGCTTAAAAATTTAAGGGGTGATCAATGATGGGTACGATCGTATGTAAAGATTGTCAGGGGATTATTGAGCATTTCGAGTATGAGAAAGTAACAACTCTTTATGGCGTTTGCGGTTGCAGTCAACATGAGGAAGAAGAATAAATCGGTTGAAAATACATGTGAGTAAAGTCCAATTCTAAATGAATTGGGCTTCTTTTTTATGTAGGGGATGTGACATAGGAGAGAGGCGTTAAGTACGCACAAATAAAGGGAGCGGTTACGCTCCCTTTATTCATTAAAATGGACGGTGTTGTTTAATCACCTTAATCCATTCTAACGTTTCATCTTGTAGTCCTTGAACTGGTAATCCAGCACGAATATTCTGAGAGATGTAATCAAGATTCTCTTTGGTAATAATCTCACCAGGCAAGAAGATTGGAATGCCTGGAGGGTAAACCATCATAAATTCTGCGCTAATCCGTCCAGCTGACTCTAGTAATGGAATGGTTTCTGTCTCTGAGTAGAACGCATCCCTTGGAGAAAGAGCCAATACTGGAATGTCTGGCACCGTGACGTTCGGGTCGTATGTGTGTTCTTCAGGGGAGTGAGATTGGGAAAGATCGCTAAGAGCTTGCAGCAACACATCTGTCTCTTCTTCACTGTCACCTGGTGTAATGATACAAAGGATATTGTATAGGTCAGAAAGCTCCACTTCGATTTTGTAATGCTTTCGAAGCCATACTTCAACGTCGTATCCTGTTAGCCCCAACTGTTTGACGGAAATAATTAATTTCGT from Pontibacillus halophilus JSM 076056 = DSM 19796 includes:
- a CDS encoding GapA-binding peptide SR1P: MGTIVCKDCQGIIEHFEYEKVTTLYGVCGCSQHEEEE